A region of Arabidopsis thaliana chromosome 5, partial sequence DNA encodes the following proteins:
- a CDS encoding Disease resistance-responsive (dirigent-like protein) family protein (Disease resistance-responsive (dirigent-like protein) family protein; FUNCTIONS IN: molecular_function unknown; INVOLVED IN: lignan biosynthetic process, defense response; LOCATED IN: endomembrane system; CONTAINS InterPro DOMAIN/s: Plant disease resistance response protein (InterPro:IPR004265); BEST Arabidopsis thaliana protein match is: tRNA synthetase class I (I, L, M and V) family protein (TAIR:AT5G49030.3); Has 1807 Blast hits to 1807 proteins in 277 species: Archae - 0; Bacteria - 0; Metazoa - 736; Fungi - 347; Plants - 385; Viruses - 0; Other Eukaryotes - 339 (source: NCBI BLink).), translating to MSKLILILTAQILLLTATALAGKNGEDFARTINRKHLGLGKKEKLTHLRVYWHDIVTGRNPSSIRIQGPVAKYSSSSYFGSITMIDNALTLDVPINSTVVGQAQGMYVGAAQKEIGLLMAMNLAFKTGKYNGSTITILGRNTVMSKVREMPVVGGSGMFRFARGYVEARTKLFDMKTGDATVESNCYILHY from the coding sequence ATGTCAAAGCTCATTCTCATCCTCACCGCACAAATCCTCCTCCTCACCGCAACCGCCTTAGCCGGAAAAAACGGTGAAGACTTCGCAAGAACAATAAACCGAAAACACCTCGGCCTCggcaaaaaagagaaactcaCACATCTCCGTGTCTATTGGCACGACATTGTAACTGGTCGAAACCCAAGTTCCATCAGGATCCAAGGGCCGGTTGCAAAATACTCAAGTTCCTCATATTTCGGATCAATCACCATGATAGACAACGCTTTAACATTAGATGTGCCCATTAACTCGACTGTGGTGGGTCAAGCCCAAGGGATGTACGTTGGAGCAGCCCAAAAGGAGATAGGGTTGTTGATGGCGATGAACTTGGCTTTTAAGACTGGGAAGTACAACGGGAGTACCATAACGATTCTTGGTCGGAACACGGTGATGTCCAAGGTTAGGGAAATGCCGGTGGTTGGAGGCAGTGGAATGTTCCGGTTTGCTAGAGGTTATGTCGAAGCACGGACCAAGTTGTTCGATATGAAGACTGGTGATGCTACTGTTGAGTCTAACTGTTATATCTTGCATTACTGA
- the KCS21 gene encoding 3-ketoacyl-CoA synthase 21 (3-ketoacyl-CoA synthase 21 (KCS21); FUNCTIONS IN: transferase activity, transferring acyl groups other than amino-acyl groups, catalytic activity, acyltransferase activity; INVOLVED IN: very long-chain fatty acid metabolic process, cuticle development; LOCATED IN: endomembrane system, membrane; EXPRESSED IN: 12 plant structures; EXPRESSED DURING: 9 growth stages; CONTAINS InterPro DOMAIN/s: Thiolase-like (InterPro:IPR016039), Very-long-chain 3-ketoacyl-CoA synthase (InterPro:IPR012392), 3-Oxoacyl-[acyl-carrier-protein (ACP)] synthase III C-terminal (InterPro:IPR013747), FAE1/Type III polyketide synthase-like protein (InterPro:IPR013601), Thiolase-like, subgroup (InterPro:IPR016038); BEST Arabidopsis thaliana protein match is: 3-ketoacyl-CoA synthase 6 (TAIR:AT1G68530.1); Has 1807 Blast hits to 1807 proteins in 277 species: Archae - 0; Bacteria - 0; Metazoa - 736; Fungi - 347; Plants - 385; Viruses - 0; Other Eukaryotes - 339 (source: NCBI BLink).), producing the protein MNQTIHRVSPISMSISELTTLLSSGVSVFEIFAGLLVVHLIYQRIRTRVKVYLLDFTCYRAPDSNRVPMSTLIETIYLDDKLDQESIDFQARILERSWLSNQTSIPRSLMEIPLKKSLSSVKIETMTTIFTSVEDLLRKNKLSPRSIDILITNCSLHSPSPSLSAMVINKFHMRSNIKSFNLSGMGCAAGILSVNLANDLLQAHRGSLALIVSTEALNTHWYIGKDRSMLLTNCLFRMGAAAVLMSSNDHDRDNAKYELLHVVRKNKAKDDRAYRCIYQDIDSDEKQGVSITKDVISVAGDMLKMNLTSLGPLVLPYLEQFQYVIQHILCKKLKIYESNSSYTPNFKTAFEHFCIHTGGRAVIQAMEMNLKLTKVDIEPSKMTLHRFGNTSSSSIWYALSYLEAKRRMKKGDRVLQIAFGSGFKCNSAVWRCIRKVEPNTENKWLDFIDSYPVDVPDSTNIRPG; encoded by the coding sequence ATGAATCAAACGATACACAGAGTTTCACCAATCTCCATGAGCATCTCAGAGCTGACAACACTTCTCAGCTCAGGTGTTTCTGTCTTTGAGATCTTTGCCGGTTTGCTAGTAGTGCATCTGATCTACCAAAGAATTAGAACAAGAGTCAAAGTCTACTTACTTGATTTCACTTGTTACCGGGCACCTGACTCAAACCGCGTCCCAATGTCAACTCTTATCGAAACCATCTACCTCGATGACAAGCTTGATCAAGAGAGTATTGACTTCCAAGCCCGGATTCTTGAGAGGTCCTGGTTAAGCAACCAAACCAGTATTCCTCGTTCCCTGATGGAAATACCCCTCAAGAAATCTCTCTCCTCGGTCAAAATAGAAACCATGACCACTATCTTCACCTCTGTTGAGGATCTCCTGAGGAAAAACAAACTAAGCCCAAGAAGCATAGACATACTGATAACAAACTGTAGTTTGCATTCGCCTTCACCGTCTCTAAGTGCAATGGTGATCAACAAATTCCATATGAGAAGCAATATCAAGAGCTTTAACCTGTCTGGGATGGGTTGTGCGGCTGGGATTCTATCAGTCAATTTGGCTAATGATTTGCTACAGGCTCACCGAGGCTCATTGGCTCTTATTGTTAGCACCGAAGCGCTGAACACACATTGGTACATTGGCAAAGACAGATCTATGCTTCTTACTAATTGTCTCTTCCGAATGGGAGCAGCTGCAGTTTTGATGTCTAGCAATGATCATGACAGAGACAATGCAAAGTATGAGCTCTTGCatgttgttagaaaaaataaagcgAAAGATGATCGAGCTTACCGATGTATCTATCAAGACATAGACTCTGATGAAAAGCAAGGGGTGTCGATAACCAAAGATGTAATCAGCGTTGCTGGGGATATGCTGAAGATGAATCTAACTTCACTGGGACCTCTGGTATTACCTTACTTAGAGCAATTCCAATATGTGATACAACACATTCTTTGCAAGAAACTAAAGATCTATGAGTCGAATTCTTCTTATACACCAAACTTCAAGACAGCGTTTGAGCATTTCTGCATTCATACAGGAGGAAGAGCTGTAATTCAAGCAATGGAGATGAACCTGAAACTGACAAAAGTAGACATCGAGCCATCAAAGATGACTCTTCATAGGTTTGGGAATACTTCTTCGTCATCCATTTGGTACGCTCTCTCTTACTTGGAAGCAAAAAGGAGAATGAAAAAAGGCGATAGGGTCTTGCAGATTGCATTTGGAAGTGGGTTCAAGTGTAACAGTGCGGTGTGGAGATGCATCCGAAAAGTGGAGCCCAACACAGAAAACAAATGGCTCGACTTTATCGACTCATATCCTGTAGACGTACCTGACTCTACAAATATCAGACCAGGCTAG
- a CDS encoding universal stress A-like protein (FUNCTIONS IN: molecular_function unknown; INVOLVED IN: response to stress; LOCATED IN: cellular_component unknown; CONTAINS InterPro DOMAIN/s: UspA (InterPro:IPR006016), Rossmann-like alpha/beta/alpha sandwich fold (InterPro:IPR014729); BEST Arabidopsis thaliana protein match is: Adenine nucleotide alpha hydrolases-like superfamily protein (TAIR:AT2G47710.1); Has 1807 Blast hits to 1807 proteins in 277 species: Archae - 0; Bacteria - 0; Metazoa - 736; Fungi - 347; Plants - 385; Viruses - 0; Other Eukaryotes - 339 (source: NCBI BLink).) — protein sequence MPRVNIGPDNNAQIEITTLQSQSKSRKLKKIKMASGSERVVVVGVDDSAHSYHALETALDLFFIPFKANPRFKLVVLHARPTATFFLGVAGPGTVDIIPMVEEDLNKTADLVKKKCAEVCSAKSVEISSLEVIEGDPRNIMLEAVERHHA from the coding sequence ATGCCTCGCGTGAATATCGGTCCAGACAACAACGCTCAAATAGAGATCACTACTCTACAATCACAAAGCAAATCAAGAAAGctaaagaaaatcaaaatggcTAGTGGAAGTGAGCGTGTGGTGGTTGTCGGAGTAGATGATTCAGCCCATAGCTACCATGCACTCGAGACGGCTCTTGATCTCTTTTTCATACCTTTCAAGGCCAACCCACGATTCAAACTTGTCGTCCTTCACGCTCGACCAACAGCGACCTTCTTCCTCGGTGTTGCTGGCCCGGGAACGGTCGATATTATACCAATGGTGGAAGAAGATTTAAACAAGACCGCGGACTTGGTTAAGAAGAAGTGCGCCGAAGTGTGCTCGGCTAAGTCCGTTGAGATCTCGTCTTTGGAGGTGATTGAAGGAGATCCGAGAAACATAATGTTGGAAGCCGTGGAGAGACATCATGCATGA
- a CDS encoding DnaJ heat shock amino-terminal domain protein (DUF1977) (FUNCTIONS IN: protein binding; INVOLVED IN: protein folding; LOCATED IN: cellular_component unknown; EXPRESSED IN: 22 plant structures; EXPRESSED DURING: 13 growth stages; CONTAINS InterPro DOMAIN/s: Molecular chaperone, heat shock protein, Hsp40, DnaJ (InterPro:IPR015609), Protein of unknown function DUF1977, DnaJ-like (InterPro:IPR015399), Heat shock protein DnaJ, N-terminal (InterPro:IPR001623), Heat shock protein DnaJ (InterPro:IPR003095); BEST Arabidopsis thaliana protein match is: Heat shock protein DnaJ, N-terminal with domain of unknown function (DUF1977) (TAIR:AT3G57340.2); Has 23804 Blast hits to 23788 proteins in 3287 species: Archae - 182; Bacteria - 9342; Metazoa - 4208; Fungi - 2292; Plants - 2452; Viruses - 18; Other Eukaryotes - 5310 (source: NCBI BLink).) codes for MDGNKDDASRCLRIAEDAIVSGDKERALKFINMAKRLNPSLSVDELVAACDNLDSVSRNSSVSEKLKTMDGDDDKLETGKMKYTEENVDLVRNIIRNNDYYAILGLEKNCSVDEIRKAYRKLSLKVHPDKNKAPGSEEAFKKVSKAFTCLSDGNSRRQFDQVGIVDEFDHVQRRNRRPRRRYNTRNDFFDDEFDPEEIFRTVFGQQREVFRASHAYRTRQPRNQFREEEINVAGPSCLTIIQILPFFLLLLLAYLPFSEPDYSLHKNQSYQIPKTTQNTEISFYVRSASAFDEKFPLSSSARANLEGNVIKEYKHFLFQSCRIELQKRRWNKKIPTPHCIELQDRGFVDRHIPI; via the exons ATGGATGGTAATAAGGATGATGCGTCTCGGTGTTTGAGAATCGCCGAAGACGCCATTGTTTCTGGTGATAAAGAACGAGCGTTGAAATTCATCAATATGGCGAAACGGCTTAATCCAAGTCTCTCTGTTGATGAACTTGTTGCTGCTTGTGACAATCTGGATTCAGTTTCGAGGAATTCTTCTGTTAGCGAGAAGCTTAAAACTATGGacggtgatgatgataagctTGAGACTGGGAAAATGAAGTATACTGAGGAAAATGTGGATTTGGTTAGGAATATTATAAGAAACAATGATTATTATGCGATTTTGGGTTTGGAAAAGAATTGTTCTGTTGATGAGATTAGAAAAGCTTATAGGAAGTTGTCTTTGAAAGTTCATCCAGATAAGAACAAGGCACCTGGTTCAGAGGAGGCGTTTAAGAAAGTTTCGAAAGCGTTTACTTGTTTGAGTGATGGTAACTCGAGAAGACAGTTTGATCAGGTGGGGATTGTTGATGAGTTTGATCATGTTCAGAGGCGGAATCGTAGGCCGAGGAGGAGATATAATACGCGGAATGATTTCtttgatgatgagtttgatcCTGAAGAGATATTCAGGACGGTTTTTGGTCAACAACGAGAGGTGTTTCGTGCTTCTCATGCTTATAGGACTAGACAACCACGTAACCAATTCCGAGAGGAGGAGATTAATGTTGCTGGACCAAGTTGTTTGACGATTATTCAGATTTTGCCATTCTTTCTGCTTTTGTTGCTGGCTTATTTACCCTTTTCTGAGCCTGACTATTCTCTGCACAAGAACCAGTCTTATCAGATACCAAAGACGACACAGAATACGGAGATTAGTTTTTATGTTAGATCAGCATCAGCCTTTGATGAGAAGTTTCCGCTCAGTAGCTCAGCCCGAGCTAACCTTGAGGGCAACGTGATCAAAGAGTACAAACACTTTCTTTTCCAGTCTTGTCGCATTGAGCTTCAAAAACGTCGGTGGAACAAGAAGATACCAACCCCTCACTGCATCGAACTTCAAGATCGCGGATTTGTTGACAG GCATATACCGATATGA
- the KCS21 gene encoding 3-ketoacyl-CoA synthase 21 (3-ketoacyl-CoA synthase 21 (KCS21); FUNCTIONS IN: transferase activity, transferring acyl groups other than amino-acyl groups, catalytic activity, acyltransferase activity; INVOLVED IN: very long-chain fatty acid metabolic process, cuticle development; LOCATED IN: endomembrane system, membrane; EXPRESSED IN: 12 plant structures; EXPRESSED DURING: 9 growth stages; CONTAINS InterPro DOMAIN/s: Thiolase-like (InterPro:IPR016039), FAE1/Type III polyketide synthase-like protein (InterPro:IPR013601), Thiolase-like, subgroup (InterPro:IPR016038); BEST Arabidopsis thaliana protein match is: 3-ketoacyl-CoA synthase 6 (TAIR:AT1G68530.1).), producing the protein MNQTIHRVSPISMSISELTTLLSSGVSVFEIFAGLLVVHLIYQRIRTRVKVYLLDFTCYRAPDSNRVPMSTLIETIYLDDKLDQESIDFQARILERSWLSNQTSIPRSLMEIPLKKSLSSVKIETMTTIFTSVEDLLRKNKLSPRSIDILITNCSLHSPSPSLSAMVINKFHMRSNIKSFNLSGMGCAAGILSVNLANDLLQAHRGSLALIVSTEALNTHWYIGKDRSMLLTNCLFRMGAAAVLMSSNDHDRDNAKYELLHVVRKNKAKDDRAYRCIYQDIDSDEKQGVSITKDVISVAGDMLKMNLTSLGPLEEEL; encoded by the exons ATGAATCAAACGATACACAGAGTTTCACCAATCTCCATGAGCATCTCAGAGCTGACAACACTTCTCAGCTCAGGTGTTTCTGTCTTTGAGATCTTTGCCGGTTTGCTAGTAGTGCATCTGATCTACCAAAGAATTAGAACAAGAGTCAAAGTCTACTTACTTGATTTCACTTGTTACCGGGCACCTGACTCAAACCGCGTCCCAATGTCAACTCTTATCGAAACCATCTACCTCGATGACAAGCTTGATCAAGAGAGTATTGACTTCCAAGCCCGGATTCTTGAGAGGTCCTGGTTAAGCAACCAAACCAGTATTCCTCGTTCCCTGATGGAAATACCCCTCAAGAAATCTCTCTCCTCGGTCAAAATAGAAACCATGACCACTATCTTCACCTCTGTTGAGGATCTCCTGAGGAAAAACAAACTAAGCCCAAGAAGCATAGACATACTGATAACAAACTGTAGTTTGCATTCGCCTTCACCGTCTCTAAGTGCAATGGTGATCAACAAATTCCATATGAGAAGCAATATCAAGAGCTTTAACCTGTCTGGGATGGGTTGTGCGGCTGGGATTCTATCAGTCAATTTGGCTAATGATTTGCTACAGGCTCACCGAGGCTCATTGGCTCTTATTGTTAGCACCGAAGCGCTGAACACACATTGGTACATTGGCAAAGACAGATCTATGCTTCTTACTAATTGTCTCTTCCGAATGGGAGCAGCTGCAGTTTTGATGTCTAGCAATGATCATGACAGAGACAATGCAAAGTATGAGCTCTTGCatgttgttagaaaaaataaagcgAAAGATGATCGAGCTTACCGATGTATCTATCAAGACATAGACTCTGATGAAAAGCAAGGGGTGTCGATAACCAAAGATGTAATCAGCGTTGCTGGGGATATGCTGAAGATGAATCTAACTTCACTGGGACCTCTG GAGGAAGAGCTGTAA